One genomic region from Pseudoduganella dura encodes:
- a CDS encoding beta/gamma crystallin-related protein, whose protein sequence is MKRLFAAAALLATLTHIGHAAAGEMTLYSRPDFRGSQVTVRGPASNFEKLGFNDRASSIIVHSGAWEVCEHKDFGGYCAVMEKGEHATLNRFSDAISSVREVDRWRGRDDNRGDNRGEYRDHDDRGERRDRRGDEGRGAPVELFGTRNFDGDRMAIWDDVRTLRSKNFNDRAGSLVVREGEWQLCEHDDYRGRCAVFGPGRYPMLQGLNNMASSLRRVR, encoded by the coding sequence ATGAAACGCCTGTTCGCCGCCGCAGCCTTGCTGGCAACCCTGACCCATATCGGCCACGCTGCCGCCGGCGAAATGACGCTGTATTCCCGGCCCGATTTTCGCGGCTCGCAGGTAACCGTGCGCGGCCCCGCCTCCAACTTTGAAAAACTCGGTTTCAACGATCGCGCGTCGTCGATCATCGTCCACTCGGGCGCCTGGGAAGTGTGCGAGCACAAGGACTTCGGCGGTTATTGCGCCGTCATGGAAAAGGGCGAGCATGCGACGCTGAACCGCTTCAGCGACGCGATCTCGTCGGTTCGCGAGGTGGACCGCTGGCGCGGCCGCGACGACAATCGCGGCGACAATCGCGGCGAATACCGCGACCACGATGACCGTGGTGAGCGGCGCGACCGCAGGGGTGACGAAGGGCGCGGCGCGCCGGTCGAGCTGTTCGGTACCCGCAATTTCGACGGCGACCGCATGGCGATATGGGACGACGTGCGCACCCTGCGTTCGAAGAATTTCAACGACCGCGCAGGCTCGCTGGTCGTGCGCGAAGGCGAGTGGCAGCTGTGCGAGCATGACGATTACCGTGGCCGCTGCGCGGTGTTCGGCCCGGGCCGCTATCCGATGCTGCAGGGCCTGAATAACATGGCATCTTCGTTGCGCCGCGTACGCTGA
- a CDS encoding alpha/beta fold hydrolase, whose protein sequence is MSQTGKEQTSLPRRSAIVNGALTAATAVAAALPLAAVGTDAAAIGVKVPRTGSTITTRDGVEIYFKDWGPRNGQPVILTHGWPQNADSWESAAFHLASNGFRVITPDRRGHGRSSQPWEGNDMDHYADDLAQLIEALNLQNIILGGFSTGGGEVARYVGRHGTRRIAKLALISAVTPYMVQTDDNPGGMPIAVFDGIRAASLANRGQLYLDFASGPFFNFNQPGATPSQGLIDGFFNQGMQAGLKNTYDCVAAFAQTDFRPDLAKFDKPTLIVHGEGDQVVPIDVGGRAAAKHVPQAKLITYPGAPHALVETHKAQFNADLLAWAKS, encoded by the coding sequence ATGTCCCAGACCGGAAAAGAACAAACCAGCCTGCCACGCCGTAGCGCCATCGTCAACGGCGCCCTGACGGCCGCCACCGCGGTTGCCGCCGCCCTGCCCCTCGCCGCCGTCGGCACCGACGCCGCTGCCATCGGCGTGAAAGTACCCAGGACCGGCAGCACCATCACGACCCGCGACGGCGTCGAGATTTACTTCAAGGACTGGGGCCCGCGCAACGGCCAGCCGGTGATCCTGACGCACGGCTGGCCGCAGAATGCGGACAGCTGGGAATCGGCGGCCTTCCACCTGGCCAGCAACGGCTTCCGCGTCATCACGCCGGATCGCCGCGGCCATGGCCGTTCCAGCCAGCCGTGGGAAGGCAACGACATGGACCACTACGCGGACGACCTGGCCCAGCTGATCGAAGCGCTGAACCTGCAGAACATCATCCTTGGCGGCTTTTCCACCGGTGGCGGCGAGGTGGCCCGCTACGTGGGCCGGCACGGAACCCGGCGCATCGCCAAGCTGGCACTGATCTCGGCCGTGACCCCGTACATGGTGCAGACCGACGACAATCCGGGCGGCATGCCGATCGCCGTGTTCGACGGCATCCGCGCCGCGTCGCTGGCCAACCGCGGGCAGCTGTACCTGGACTTCGCCTCCGGCCCGTTCTTCAACTTCAACCAGCCCGGCGCCACGCCGTCGCAGGGCCTGATCGACGGCTTCTTCAACCAGGGCATGCAGGCCGGCCTGAAGAACACCTACGACTGCGTGGCCGCCTTTGCACAGACCGACTTCCGCCCCGATCTCGCCAAGTTCGACAAGCCCACGCTGATCGTGCACGGCGAAGGCGACCAGGTGGTGCCGATCGACGTGGGCGGGCGCGCGGCGGCGAAACACGTTCCGCAGGCGAAGCTGATCACCTATCCCGGCGCCCCGCATGCGCTGGTGGAAACGCACAAGGCGCAGTTCAACGCGGACCTGCTGGCCTGGGCCAAGTCCTGA
- the zwf gene encoding glucose-6-phosphate dehydrogenase: MTSSAPTDTSQPLDMIIFGGMGDLAMRKLLPALYMAHLHGNLPPATRIISTGRQEFDRDAYLAFVEENSRSFISDGNFTDDAWRSFLQRLEFVRVDVQQDDLTALAGVSREGAVRVFYLATAPSLFTTICEKLAAAGLVDAHARVVLEKPLGRDLASAVEINEAVGKHFAESQIYRIDHYLGKETVQNLMVLRFGNSILEPLWRAPNISSVQITVAEEVGVGSRAGFYDSTGAMRDMVQNHLLQLLCIVAMEPPASLAPDAVRDEKLKVLRSLRRFSLANIARDTVRGQYVRGASGNQAVPGYLEERNVPEDSGTETFVALRTYVDTWRWSKVPFYLRTGKRMERRSSKIVIEFANPPFPLFPESSDGVANRLVIELQPEEAIKLQVMAKQPGSGMHMQQVALNLDLHSAFTQRRAEAYERLLIDVVRGRLTHFMRRDELEAAWGWADPIIDGWGALTEKPRPYAAGTWGPSESFALLARDGFSWFE; encoded by the coding sequence ATGACTTCGTCCGCTCCAACAGATACCAGCCAGCCACTCGACATGATTATTTTCGGTGGCATGGGCGACCTCGCCATGCGCAAGCTGCTGCCGGCACTGTACATGGCCCACCTGCATGGCAATCTTCCGCCGGCGACCCGCATCATTTCGACGGGCCGCCAGGAGTTCGACCGCGATGCCTACCTGGCGTTCGTGGAAGAAAATTCGCGCTCCTTCATCAGCGACGGCAACTTCACCGACGATGCCTGGCGCAGTTTCCTGCAGCGGCTGGAGTTTGTCCGGGTCGACGTGCAACAGGACGACCTGACCGCGCTGGCGGGCGTGTCGCGCGAGGGCGCCGTGCGCGTGTTCTATCTCGCCACCGCGCCATCGCTGTTCACGACGATCTGCGAGAAGCTGGCCGCGGCCGGCCTGGTCGATGCCCATGCGCGCGTGGTGCTGGAAAAACCGCTCGGCCGCGACCTGGCATCGGCGGTGGAAATCAACGAGGCTGTCGGCAAGCACTTCGCGGAATCGCAGATCTATCGCATCGACCATTACCTGGGCAAGGAGACCGTGCAGAACCTGATGGTGCTGCGCTTCGGTAACTCGATCCTCGAACCGCTGTGGCGCGCGCCGAACATTTCCAGCGTGCAGATCACGGTGGCCGAGGAGGTGGGCGTCGGCAGCCGCGCCGGCTTCTACGACAGCACCGGCGCGATGCGCGACATGGTGCAGAACCACCTGCTGCAGCTGCTGTGCATCGTCGCCATGGAGCCGCCCGCGTCGCTGGCGCCCGATGCGGTGCGCGATGAAAAGCTCAAGGTATTGCGCTCGCTGCGCCGCTTCAGCCTGGCCAACATCGCGCGCGACACGGTGCGCGGGCAGTACGTGCGCGGCGCCAGCGGCAACCAGGCCGTGCCGGGTTACCTGGAAGAGCGCAATGTGCCGGAAGACAGCGGCACCGAGACCTTCGTGGCCCTGCGCACGTATGTCGACACGTGGCGCTGGTCCAAGGTGCCGTTCTACCTGCGCACGGGCAAGCGCATGGAACGCCGCTCGTCGAAGATCGTCATCGAGTTCGCCAATCCGCCGTTCCCGCTGTTCCCCGAAAGTTCCGACGGCGTCGCCAACCGGCTGGTGATCGAGCTCCAGCCGGAGGAAGCGATCAAGCTGCAGGTGATGGCCAAGCAGCCCGGCAGTGGCATGCACATGCAGCAGGTGGCGCTGAATCTCGACCTGCATTCCGCGTTCACCCAGCGCCGCGCCGAAGCCTACGAGCGGCTGCTGATCGACGTGGTGCGCGGCCGCCTCACCCACTTCATGCGACGCGACGAACTGGAAGCGGCCTGGGGATGGGCCGATCCGATCATCGACGGCTGGGGCGCGCTGACCGAGAAGCCGCGGCCATACGCGGCCGGCACCTGGGGGCCTTCCGAATCGTTCGCGCTGCTGGCGCGGGACGGGTTCAGCTGGTTCGAGTAA
- a CDS encoding cytochrome c gives MKRPTVLACLAGAAMAGLAGIIGATTWSDRHAGVVLPEPALTQERIARGAYLARLGDCAACHSVPGKAPFSGGLWMETPIGAIFTSNITPDRRHGIGNYSLGDFDRALRYGVAAGHTLYPAMPYSAYSITRPEDVAALYAYFRQGVQPDPTPNRAGEIPFPLSMRWPLTVWRWLYAPVPQPFGAPPGMDAKLARGAYLVQGLGHCGDCHTARGPGLQVRALGPAGGTAYLAGAMIDGWHAPSLRNGGRATIGTWSEAEIAQFLRSGANRHGSAFASMSEVIVNSTRYMTEDDAMAAARFLKSLNDKPDGAAYRYDPATGLALRGGDARARGARLYLDNCAACHRPDGKGYERVFPPLAGNPVVAAAPAESLIRIVLAGTQSPRTPENPAQFAMPAFAWRLSDKEVADVVTFVRASWGNQAPPVEARAVGKLRRTNVPDAPP, from the coding sequence ATGAAGCGGCCCACCGTTCTTGCCTGCCTGGCCGGGGCCGCCATGGCGGGCCTCGCCGGCATCATCGGCGCCACGACCTGGTCCGACCGTCATGCCGGCGTGGTACTGCCTGAGCCGGCCCTTACGCAGGAGCGCATCGCCCGCGGTGCCTACCTCGCAAGACTGGGGGACTGCGCCGCATGCCACAGCGTGCCCGGGAAAGCACCCTTCTCCGGCGGCCTGTGGATGGAAACGCCGATCGGCGCCATTTTCACCAGCAACATCACGCCGGACAGGCGGCATGGCATCGGCAACTACTCGCTGGGCGACTTCGACCGGGCCTTGCGGTATGGCGTCGCCGCCGGGCACACGCTCTACCCGGCGATGCCGTACAGCGCCTACTCGATCACCCGCCCGGAAGACGTGGCCGCGTTGTATGCCTATTTCAGGCAGGGCGTGCAGCCGGACCCCACGCCGAACCGGGCCGGCGAGATCCCCTTTCCCCTGTCGATGCGCTGGCCGCTCACGGTCTGGCGCTGGCTGTATGCGCCCGTGCCGCAGCCGTTCGGCGCACCGCCCGGCATGGACGCGAAGCTGGCGCGTGGCGCCTATCTGGTGCAGGGCCTGGGCCATTGCGGCGACTGCCACACGGCGCGCGGCCCCGGCCTGCAGGTGCGCGCACTCGGCCCTGCCGGCGGAACCGCCTACCTGGCCGGCGCCATGATCGACGGCTGGCATGCCCCCAGCCTGCGCAACGGCGGCCGTGCCACGATCGGCACCTGGAGCGAAGCCGAGATCGCGCAGTTCCTGCGCAGCGGCGCCAACCGCCACGGCAGCGCATTCGCCTCGATGAGCGAAGTGATCGTCAACAGCACCCGGTACATGACGGAAGACGATGCCATGGCGGCGGCCCGCTTCCTGAAGTCCCTGAACGACAAGCCCGACGGCGCGGCTTATCGCTACGACCCGGCGACGGGCCTGGCGCTGCGCGGTGGCGATGCGCGCGCGCGCGGCGCCCGCCTGTACCTCGACAACTGCGCCGCGTGCCACCGGCCCGACGGCAAGGGTTACGAGCGTGTGTTTCCGCCGCTGGCGGGCAACCCCGTGGTCGCTGCTGCGCCGGCCGAATCGCTGATACGGATCGTCCTCGCCGGCACGCAATCGCCGCGCACGCCGGAAAACCCGGCGCAGTTCGCGATGCCGGCCTTTGCCTGGCGCCTGTCGGACAAGGAAGTGGCCGATGTGGTCACGTTCGTCCGCGCCAGCTGGGGCAACCAGGCGCCGCCGGTGGAAGCCCGCGCCGTCGGCAAGCTGCGGCGCACCAACGTGCCGGACGCGCCGCCCTGA
- a CDS encoding serine hydrolase domain-containing protein, with the protein MNLITGFLSRIGLLAALLVAAPAHAAPDLTPRIAALLKAQGLAGAVWTTLGAPGAAGVGDARSGTPMRADGRVHVGSIAKTLLATGILRLASERRLSLETPVAMLLPGVVFDNPWESGDPVRIRHLLDHTAGLDDARFWQVFSMKPRAASPLAAAFPPHGGLLRIRHRPGMRCSYSNMGYTLLGMVIEAVTKSRYERYLDIHLLAPLGMRDSTFAFVSQAGDPRLAMGHFENGIAQPAMPSWVRPAGQFTTTAADMGRFARFLMGDGTVDGRPFIDTSLLRRMGEPAGTEAAGAGLQVGYALGLRRIDRHGAVGKCHGGNTIGYRAMLCLFPGTAQAFFIAINSDSETADYHRFDALLIEALGRAGPAPASGPERTRKPAFDTRAWEGFYVPSPNRFDSMRFLDTAFGFVHASTGGAGLRLQSLQSATVELQHVENALFRAPGKILASHALLTAADGGRVITSGTQSWEKVPALRLLLLWLSVAAGVPGLAWILLQGFARLALRRMALHDPLLAPFAGTLALLLPVPFFYRQSFLQLGDLTLASGLLAAVTAVLPATMLAGLAVALRKKTGIGAGPAAMLAVLQLTLVLAAWGLLPLRLWV; encoded by the coding sequence ATGAACCTCATCACCGGCTTCCTGTCGCGCATCGGCCTGCTGGCGGCGCTGCTCGTCGCCGCACCCGCGCATGCGGCGCCGGACCTGACCCCGCGCATTGCCGCGCTGCTGAAAGCGCAGGGCCTCGCGGGCGCGGTCTGGACCACCCTCGGCGCGCCGGGTGCCGCCGGTGTCGGCGATGCGCGCAGCGGTACGCCGATGCGGGCGGACGGGCGCGTGCATGTCGGCTCCATCGCCAAGACCCTGCTGGCGACCGGAATACTGCGCCTGGCCAGCGAACGGCGCCTGTCGCTGGAGACGCCCGTGGCCATGCTGCTGCCCGGCGTGGTGTTCGACAATCCCTGGGAGTCCGGCGACCCGGTGCGCATCCGGCACCTGCTCGATCACACCGCGGGCCTCGACGACGCACGCTTCTGGCAGGTCTTCAGCATGAAGCCCCGCGCAGCGTCGCCGCTGGCCGCCGCGTTCCCGCCACACGGCGGCCTGCTGCGTATCCGCCACCGGCCCGGTATGCGCTGTTCGTATTCCAACATGGGTTACACGCTGCTGGGCATGGTCATCGAAGCGGTCACGAAATCGCGCTACGAGCGCTACCTGGACATCCACCTGCTTGCCCCGCTGGGCATGCGCGACAGCACCTTCGCGTTCGTATCGCAGGCCGGCGACCCGCGGCTGGCCATGGGCCACTTCGAGAACGGCATCGCGCAGCCGGCCATGCCATCCTGGGTGCGCCCCGCCGGCCAGTTCACGACGACGGCCGCGGACATGGGGCGCTTCGCGCGCTTCCTCATGGGCGACGGCACCGTGGACGGGCGGCCCTTCATCGACACGTCGCTGCTGCGACGGATGGGCGAGCCGGCCGGCACCGAGGCGGCGGGCGCGGGATTGCAGGTGGGCTATGCGCTGGGCTTGCGACGGATCGACCGGCACGGCGCCGTCGGCAAGTGCCATGGCGGAAACACGATCGGCTATCGGGCGATGCTGTGCCTGTTTCCCGGAACGGCACAGGCATTTTTCATCGCCATCAACAGCGACAGCGAAACGGCCGACTACCACCGTTTCGATGCGCTGCTGATCGAAGCGCTCGGGCGCGCCGGGCCGGCGCCGGCATCAGGCCCGGAGCGCACCAGGAAGCCGGCCTTCGATACCCGCGCGTGGGAGGGGTTTTATGTTCCGTCGCCCAACCGTTTCGACAGCATGCGCTTCCTCGATACGGCATTCGGTTTCGTGCATGCGAGCACCGGCGGGGCAGGACTGCGTCTGCAATCCCTGCAATCGGCGACGGTCGAACTGCAGCACGTGGAAAACGCGCTGTTCCGGGCACCCGGCAAGATCCTCGCGTCGCACGCGCTGCTCACCGCGGCCGATGGCGGCCGCGTCATCACCAGCGGTACGCAGAGCTGGGAGAAGGTGCCGGCGCTGCGCCTGCTGCTGCTCTGGCTCAGCGTTGCCGCCGGCGTGCCGGGGCTGGCCTGGATACTGCTGCAGGGCTTTGCCCGGCTGGCATTGCGGCGCATGGCGTTGCACGACCCGCTGCTGGCGCCGTTCGCCGGCACGCTGGCATTGCTGCTTCCCGTGCCGTTCTTTTACCGGCAATCGTTCCTCCAGCTGGGCGACCTGACGCTGGCGAGCGGCCTGCTCGCCGCCGTCACCGCCGTGCTGCCGGCCACGATGCTGGCCGGCCTGGCGGTGGCGCTGCGGAAGAAAACCGGCATCGGCGCCGGGCCGGCGGCCATGCTGGCGGTGCTGCAGCTCACTCTCGTGCTGGCGGCCTGGGGCCTGCTGCCGCTGCGCCTGTGGGTTTGA